A single region of the Acidobacteriota bacterium genome encodes:
- a CDS encoding mandelate racemase/muconate lactonizing enzyme family protein, giving the protein MRQHDTAGTGESSRRDFLSRSAGFAALAASTGFAGAVSPAAAAGRSAQEEAGPDRITIRSVDAYPVYINQRSEGLLDPPVFDGDDDPRRWRYGGPFEQLPSAIIAIIKTDAGITGFGMGAGGSAAVEIIDGHLKHLLVGTNPLDVDQLWDQMYSSAVLYGRRGIFAMALSAVDTALWDIKGKHAGRSVHALLGGSPDDRVAVYQTGGDIAAGKALGIRHFKRILPIGPHSTEAETERYIEDVLAAREAMGPEGNLMTDCVSRNGTVEWAVGVAERLRPANLYFMEELLSPDNVFGYAELVEKIGGGGPGWTKVACGEHEYTEHGFEVLVRLGSAEVLQPDITWCGGLTAAKRIADLVEAAGLELVPHRGGSLWGLPISLIAPSCTMAESFATGSPILDAMQAPFENGDFLAPGEPGFGTALTEEMVLDHRLQR; this is encoded by the coding sequence ATGAGGCAGCACGACACCGCTGGAACCGGCGAATCGAGCCGCCGCGACTTCCTGAGCCGGAGCGCCGGCTTCGCGGCGCTGGCAGCCTCGACCGGCTTCGCGGGCGCCGTCTCACCGGCCGCCGCTGCGGGCAGGTCAGCCCAGGAAGAGGCCGGTCCGGATCGAATCACGATTCGGTCGGTCGACGCCTACCCCGTCTACATCAACCAGCGTTCCGAGGGCCTGCTCGATCCCCCGGTCTTCGACGGTGACGACGACCCGCGCCGCTGGCGCTACGGCGGACCCTTCGAGCAGCTTCCCTCAGCGATCATCGCGATCATCAAGACGGACGCCGGGATCACCGGCTTCGGCATGGGCGCCGGCGGCAGCGCCGCGGTCGAGATCATCGACGGCCATCTCAAGCACCTCCTGGTCGGCACGAACCCCCTCGACGTCGACCAGCTCTGGGACCAGATGTACAGCTCGGCGGTGCTCTACGGCCGCCGCGGCATCTTCGCGATGGCGCTCTCCGCCGTCGACACGGCGCTCTGGGACATCAAGGGCAAGCACGCCGGCAGGTCGGTTCACGCGCTGCTTGGCGGAAGTCCGGACGACCGTGTCGCCGTGTACCAGACCGGCGGCGACATCGCCGCCGGCAAGGCCCTGGGGATCAGGCACTTCAAGCGCATCCTGCCAATCGGGCCGCACAGCACGGAGGCCGAAACCGAGCGATACATCGAGGACGTTCTCGCCGCCCGCGAGGCGATGGGGCCCGAGGGCAACCTGATGACGGACTGCGTCTCGCGCAACGGCACCGTCGAGTGGGCGGTCGGCGTCGCCGAACGGCTGCGTCCGGCGAACCTCTACTTCATGGAGGAACTCCTGTCGCCCGACAACGTCTTCGGCTACGCCGAGCTGGTCGAGAAGATCGGCGGCGGAGGACCGGGCTGGACGAAGGTGGCCTGCGGCGAGCACGAGTACACCGAGCACGGCTTCGAAGTCCTGGTACGGCTGGGATCGGCCGAGGTCCTGCAGCCGGACATCACCTGGTGCGGCGGCCTGACGGCGGCGAAGCGCATCGCCGACCTGGTCGAAGCGGCCGGCCTCGAACTCGTGCCACACCGCGGCGGCAGCCTCTGGGGGCTCCCAATCTCGCTGATCGCCCCGAGCTGCACGATGGCGGAGAGCTTCGCCACCGGTTCGCCGATCCTCGACGCCATGCAGGCGCCGTTCGAGAACGGCGACTTCCTGGCGCCCGGTGAGCCGGGCTTCGGCACCGCGCTGACCGAGGAGATGGTCCTCGACCACCGGCTCCAGCGCTGA
- a CDS encoding alpha/beta hydrolase — protein sequence MRIEVDGATLYVEVAGDREASAVLFWNGGGCTLRMWDRIVERLGSGYRTVRFDIRGTGQSSPAADPSQYTLERYAADAVAILDALEIQRSHVWSMAWGSRAALAYAALRPERVDLLALYDAAIDPPDVPAQREGSREAVRKQEAAGIRRFERPVGWNQHANPDSVRPAMQAIFRGFDLAAAARGLAMKTLVATGDHDPNLPSSRDLAAMAPDAELVVMENVGHGSVLQRPDLATAIFTDFVEANT from the coding sequence ATGCGGATCGAAGTGGACGGAGCGACGCTCTACGTCGAGGTCGCCGGCGACCGTGAAGCGTCGGCCGTTCTGTTCTGGAACGGCGGCGGCTGCACTCTCCGCATGTGGGACAGGATCGTCGAGCGGCTGGGCAGCGGCTATCGAACTGTCCGCTTCGACATCCGCGGCACCGGTCAGAGCAGTCCAGCGGCGGACCCCTCCCAGTACACACTGGAACGGTACGCCGCGGACGCAGTCGCGATCCTCGACGCGCTCGAGATCCAACGTTCCCACGTCTGGTCGATGGCCTGGGGGTCGCGCGCGGCTCTCGCCTACGCCGCGCTCCGGCCCGAACGAGTCGACCTGCTTGCGCTCTACGACGCCGCCATCGACCCGCCGGACGTTCCGGCACAGCGGGAAGGCAGCCGCGAGGCCGTCCGCAAGCAGGAGGCGGCGGGCATCAGGCGTTTCGAGCGCCCGGTCGGCTGGAACCAGCACGCCAACCCCGACTCGGTCCGACCTGCGATGCAGGCGATCTTCAGGGGTTTCGACCTGGCAGCAGCGGCGCGGGGCCTGGCGATGAAGACCCTGGTCGCAACCGGGGACCATGACCCGAACCTGCCATCCAGCCGCGATCTGGCCGCCATGGCACCCGACGCGGAACTCGTCGTGATGGAGAACGTCGGCCACGGTTCAGTGCTCCAGCGCCCCGACCTCGCCACCGCGATCTTCACGGACTTCGTCGAAGCGAACACATAA
- a CDS encoding PQQ-binding-like beta-propeller repeat protein, translated as MKSVRLPSRGLAVLTLALSIGLGVGSSAQDAASTFVPVTDEMLENPPASEWLMFRRTHDSWGYSPLDQVDRGNVQQLGLIWSREVAVGTSEITPLAYDGVLYIPSFEDTIEAVDSTTGDFIWRYTREQPEDLYAQVGFNAKNNRNIAIYDRLILNNSDDNHAFALDAETGDLVWETQILDWKVNPATHSSGPIVADGRVVSGRSCRPWGGPESCIMIALDALTGKELWRTRTMPAPGEPGDETWGDVPFEKRHHVGTWMVPSYDPELELIYFGTAVTSPAPKFMLGGTELTHLYHNSTLALEADTGEIRWYFQHLNDHWDLDHPFERILVDLPVSPDPEAVRWIREGLEPGETRKLMTGIPGKTGFVYTLDRETGEFLWARPTVPQNVVVDIDEKTGRAVENTEIIFTELEQEMLVCPTWIGGKDWEAGSYSPLTRTMYYPLRNMCARMLVTGDTNSPRAQAFEQQVAIYNLAADHIQAPGEEYLGTVYAISAVTGETKWLFETEGATYSVVATGGGLIFGGDSSGGFRAFDHETGEVLWEVNLGAPAMGYPISYAVDGRQYVAISTGPGSLRHTPEGAARARGGNVYVFALPEKR; from the coding sequence GTGAAGAGTGTTCGCCTGCCCAGCCGCGGGCTGGCGGTTCTGACCCTGGCCTTGAGCATCGGGCTCGGCGTTGGATCGTCAGCTCAGGATGCAGCATCGACGTTCGTGCCGGTCACCGACGAGATGCTCGAGAATCCGCCGGCGTCGGAATGGCTGATGTTTCGCCGCACGCACGATAGTTGGGGCTACAGCCCGCTGGACCAGGTCGACCGCGGAAACGTCCAACAGCTCGGTTTGATCTGGTCACGGGAGGTCGCCGTCGGAACCTCCGAGATCACGCCCCTGGCCTACGACGGCGTTCTCTACATCCCCTCGTTCGAAGACACGATCGAGGCGGTCGACTCGACGACCGGGGACTTCATCTGGCGCTACACGAGGGAGCAGCCCGAGGACCTCTACGCGCAGGTCGGCTTCAACGCGAAGAACAACCGGAACATCGCGATCTACGACCGGCTGATCCTGAACAACAGCGACGACAACCACGCCTTCGCCCTGGACGCCGAGACCGGAGACCTGGTCTGGGAGACGCAGATCCTGGACTGGAAGGTCAATCCCGCCACCCACAGCTCGGGCCCGATCGTCGCGGACGGTCGCGTCGTCTCGGGGAGGAGCTGCCGTCCCTGGGGCGGGCCGGAGTCCTGCATCATGATCGCGCTCGACGCGCTGACGGGAAAGGAACTCTGGCGGACGCGGACGATGCCGGCGCCGGGCGAGCCCGGGGACGAGACCTGGGGGGACGTGCCGTTCGAGAAGCGGCACCACGTCGGCACCTGGATGGTGCCCAGCTACGACCCGGAACTCGAACTCATCTACTTCGGCACAGCCGTCACATCGCCGGCGCCGAAGTTCATGCTGGGCGGCACGGAGTTGACCCACCTCTACCACAACTCGACCCTGGCGCTCGAGGCGGACACCGGCGAGATCCGCTGGTACTTCCAGCACCTGAACGACCACTGGGACCTGGACCATCCGTTCGAACGCATCCTCGTCGACCTCCCGGTTTCGCCCGACCCGGAGGCCGTGCGCTGGATCCGGGAGGGCCTTGAACCGGGCGAGACCCGCAAGCTGATGACGGGCATCCCCGGCAAGACCGGCTTCGTCTACACGCTGGACCGTGAGACCGGCGAGTTCCTGTGGGCGCGGCCGACCGTGCCGCAGAACGTGGTCGTCGACATCGACGAGAAAACCGGCCGCGCGGTCGAGAACACCGAGATCATCTTCACGGAACTGGAGCAGGAGATGCTCGTGTGCCCGACCTGGATCGGTGGCAAGGACTGGGAGGCCGGCTCCTACAGCCCGCTGACCCGGACGATGTACTACCCGCTGCGCAACATGTGCGCGCGGATGCTGGTGACGGGCGACACGAACAGTCCGCGGGCGCAGGCGTTCGAACAGCAGGTCGCGATCTACAACCTGGCCGCGGACCACATCCAGGCGCCCGGCGAGGAGTACCTCGGCACGGTGTACGCGATCTCAGCCGTGACGGGCGAAACGAAGTGGCTGTTCGAGACCGAGGGCGCGACGTACTCGGTCGTCGCAACCGGCGGCGGCCTGATCTTCGGCGGCGATTCGAGCGGGGGCTTCCGCGCCTTCGACCACGAGACCGGCGAAGTGCTGTGGGAAGTCAACCTGGGCGCTCCCGCCATGGGCTACCCGATCTCCTACGCCGTCGACGGTCGCCAGTACGTGGCCATCTCGACCGGGCCGGGAAGTCTCCGCCACACGCCAGAGGGTGCTGCCCGCGCCCGCGGCGGCAACGTGTACGTTTTCGCGCTTCCCGAGAAGCGTTGA